Proteins encoded in a region of the Salvelinus sp. IW2-2015 unplaced genomic scaffold, ASM291031v2 Un_scaffold1909, whole genome shotgun sequence genome:
- the LOC112072385 gene encoding LOW QUALITY PROTEIN: synaptogyrin-2-like (The sequence of the model RefSeq protein was modified relative to this genomic sequence to represent the inferred CDS: inserted 2 bases in 2 codons) encodes MESGAYGASLAGGAFDFXDFIKQPPTIVRILSWLFSIVVFATITGEGYVNPPQHQDTKCMFNGNDSACGFGVGIGILAFLACVIFIVLDAYFPQIXNAKERKNIVTGDLVFSGVWTLFWFICFCVLANQWSHTTETAAISADAARAVVAFSFFSIVTWALLTSFAYTRYRQGVSDIDQGYTDPANDYSTPYPSTSAYPPYPTSGPEGYQQSPFTPQNQEQPAPYQPPSY; translated from the exons atggaaTCTGGTGCCTATGGGGCCTCGCTGGCCGGAGGTGCCTTCGATT ATGACTTTATTAAACAACCTCCAACCATAGTCCGCATCTTGAGCTGG CTCTTTTCCATAGTGGTGTTTGCCACCATCACTGGAGAAGGCTATGTCAACCCTCCACAGCATCAAGACACCAAATGCATGTTCAACGGGAATGACAGCGCATGCGGCTTCGGAGTGGGTATCGGAATTTTGGCCTTTCTCGCCTGCGTCATCTTCATCGTACTGGACGCCTACTTCCCTCAGA GCAACGCCAAAGAGAGGAAGAACATTGTCACTGGCGACTTGGTCTTCTCTG gagTGTGGACGTTGTTTTGGTTCATCTGCTTCTGTGTcctggccaatcagtggtctcACACCACCGAAACAGCGGCCATCTCTGCCGATGCCGCCCGAGCCGTAGTggccttctccttcttctccattGTCACTTGG GCTCTATTGACCTCATTTGCTTATACAAGATACCGCCAAGGAGTGAGTGACATTGACCAGGGCTACACAGACCCAGCCAATGACTACAGCACCCCTTACCCATCTACCTCCGCCTATCCCCCGTACCCCACCAGTGGGCCAGAGGGCTACCAGCAGTCCCCTTTCACCCCCCAAAACCAAGAGCAACCAGCACCATATCAGCCCCCGTCGTACTGA